A stretch of Metabacillus sp. FJAT-52054 DNA encodes these proteins:
- a CDS encoding CBS domain-containing protein, translated as MNKVSSIMSKNVASVTSSQSIQEAAQLMSQHNVGSIPVVENGQMKGIITDRDITLRTTAEGRDSNTKVSDVMTSQVVSGRSDMSYEEASQLMAQNQIRRLPIVENNNLVGMVALGDLSVNQLSNESAGSALSNISNQDNQHK; from the coding sequence ATGAATAAAGTTAGCAGCATTATGTCAAAAAACGTAGCAAGCGTAACATCCAGCCAGTCCATTCAAGAGGCAGCTCAATTGATGAGCCAGCACAATGTGGGATCTATTCCGGTTGTGGAGAATGGCCAAATGAAGGGGATTATTACAGATCGTGATATTACGCTTCGAACAACAGCTGAAGGCAGAGACTCCAATACGAAGGTGTCAGATGTAATGACATCTCAAGTAGTTTCCGGCCGTTCTGACATGAGCTATGAGGAAGCATCCCAGCTAATGGCTCAGAATCAAATCCGCCGTTTGCCGATTGTTGAAAATAACAATCTTGTCGGTATGGTTGCCCTAGGTGATCTTTCCGTCAATCAGCTTTCAAATGAGTCAGCAGGAAGCGCCCTTTCAAACATCTCAAACCAGGATAATCAGCATAAGTAA
- a CDS encoding HAD family hydrolase, translated as MYKAIVFDFDGLILDTETLHYEVLQEMFKEQGSSLPLELWVQGVGTQSGFRPFTYLEEQLKKSVDHSALQQDRENRFNERISKELARPGVEEYLAAAKELGYKIGLASSSNYKWVSTHLKNIGLFEYFECIRTSDDVEEVKPNPDLYLKAAECLGVKPEECIAFEDSVHGSAAAKRAGMACVIVPNKITGGLEFGEMDHRLESMAELEFKLLVENLESIKNV; from the coding sequence TTGTATAAAGCGATTGTGTTTGATTTTGACGGTTTAATTTTGGATACGGAAACCCTTCACTACGAGGTGCTCCAAGAGATGTTTAAGGAGCAGGGATCCAGTCTTCCGCTTGAACTTTGGGTACAAGGGGTCGGCACTCAATCCGGATTTAGGCCATTTACATATTTGGAAGAACAGCTGAAAAAAAGCGTTGACCACAGCGCACTCCAGCAAGACAGAGAGAACCGCTTCAATGAACGAATCAGTAAAGAGCTCGCAAGACCGGGTGTGGAGGAATACCTGGCAGCAGCGAAGGAACTAGGCTATAAAATCGGACTGGCATCCAGTTCCAATTACAAATGGGTCAGCACTCATTTGAAAAATATCGGCTTATTCGAGTATTTTGAGTGCATCAGGACGAGTGATGATGTTGAAGAAGTAAAGCCTAATCCAGATCTGTATTTAAAAGCAGCTGAATGCCTCGGCGTCAAACCGGAGGAGTGCATTGCTTTTGAGGATTCTGTCCATGGGTCGGCTGCTGCAAAACGGGCGGGAATGGCCTGTGTGATTGTTCCGAATAAAATTACAGGCGGACTTGAGTTTGGAGAAATGGATCACCGTCTTGAATCGATGGCAGAACTGGAGTTCAAGCTGCTTGTTGAAAACCTGGAAAGCATAAAGAACGTTTAA
- a CDS encoding bifunctional GNAT family N-acetyltransferase/carbon-nitrogen hydrolase family protein has protein sequence MTEKLDLSKFEKKMIIRNIQHKDIDEIISMQRKCFPGMDPWKREHLESHLEHFPEGQFCAEFEGQIIGSCSSLLVNFDEYDDRHTWDDITDNGYITNHNPDGYNLYGIEVMVDPEFRRMSIGYRLYEARKEFARLQNLKSIIIGGRIPNFHKHAGELTPREYVEEVIHHRIYDPVLSFQLMNGFTLMRINPSYLPDDQASNQYATLMEWNNVDYQPNTKRYYKTSFPVRICVVQYMMKQIESFDEFAKQSEYYVDVASDADADFAVFPELFTTQLMSFGHDKTPSQAIRRLTEFTEDYISLFTDLAVKYNINIIGGSHVVEEDDGDIYNIAYLFRRDGTIEKQYKIHITPNERKWWGISAGDQVKVFDTDCGKIAIQICYDIEFPELARIATDMGAKIIFTPFCTEDRQGYLRVRYCAQARAVENQVYTVISGTVGNLPQTENMDIQYAQSAIFAPSDFEYARDGIVGECNPNIEMVVIGDVDLEILRRQRQSGTVRQLKDRRRDLYSLQYKNR, from the coding sequence ATGACCGAAAAATTGGACTTATCTAAATTCGAAAAGAAAATGATTATCCGCAATATACAGCATAAAGACATTGATGAAATCATTAGCATGCAGCGAAAATGCTTTCCAGGGATGGACCCGTGGAAACGGGAGCATCTTGAAAGCCATCTAGAACATTTCCCGGAAGGCCAGTTTTGTGCAGAATTTGAAGGACAGATTATTGGTTCGTGCTCCAGTCTGCTTGTAAACTTTGATGAATACGATGACCGCCATACTTGGGATGACATTACAGACAATGGGTACATCACCAATCATAATCCTGATGGCTATAACTTATATGGAATTGAAGTCATGGTTGATCCGGAATTCAGAAGGATGAGTATCGGCTACAGGCTTTATGAAGCCCGCAAGGAATTTGCCCGTCTTCAAAATTTAAAAAGCATCATTATTGGGGGCCGTATCCCCAATTTTCATAAACATGCAGGCGAGCTGACGCCGCGGGAATATGTGGAAGAGGTTATTCACCACCGCATCTATGACCCGGTGCTTTCATTCCAGCTAATGAATGGGTTCACTCTAATGAGGATCAATCCTAGCTACTTGCCGGATGATCAAGCATCGAACCAATATGCAACATTGATGGAATGGAACAATGTAGATTATCAGCCGAACACTAAACGGTATTATAAAACGTCATTCCCTGTCCGGATCTGTGTTGTGCAATACATGATGAAGCAAATTGAGTCCTTTGATGAGTTTGCGAAACAGTCCGAGTATTACGTGGATGTGGCCTCAGATGCGGATGCTGATTTTGCCGTCTTCCCTGAGCTTTTCACAACACAGCTTATGTCGTTTGGCCATGATAAAACGCCAAGCCAGGCAATCAGAAGGCTGACAGAGTTCACGGAGGATTACATTTCACTTTTTACAGACCTTGCGGTGAAGTACAACATTAATATTATCGGGGGCTCCCACGTGGTTGAAGAGGATGATGGTGATATTTATAATATCGCGTACCTGTTCAGGCGCGATGGAACGATTGAAAAGCAGTACAAGATTCACATCACGCCGAATGAACGCAAGTGGTGGGGAATTAGTGCCGGAGATCAGGTGAAAGTATTTGATACAGACTGCGGAAAAATAGCCATTCAAATTTGTTATGATATTGAGTTCCCTGAGCTCGCAAGAATCGCAACAGATATGGGGGCTAAAATTATTTTTACTCCGTTCTGTACAGAGGACCGCCAAGGCTATCTGAGAGTGCGCTACTGTGCACAGGCACGTGCAGTTGAAAATCAGGTATACACTGTCATTTCAGGAACGGTAGGAAACCTTCCGCAAACTGAAAACATGGACATTCAATATGCTCAATCTGCGATTTTTGCCCCATCTGACTTTGAATATGCCAGAGATGGGATTGTCGGAGAGTGCAATCCGAATATTGAAATGGTCGTAATCGGGGATGTTGATTTAGAAATTTTAAGAAGGCAGCGCCAATCCGGAACAGTGCGCCAGCTTAAGGATCGAAGACGTGATTTGTATTCATTGCAGTATAAAAATAGATAA
- a CDS encoding glycerol-3-phosphate responsive antiterminator — protein MGFEGQTLLPAIRNMKQFDQFLGSKYQYGVLLDTHLGQLKGIVKASDQAEKKLLIHVDLIQGLKHDEYAAEFISQEIKPAGLISTRSNVISKAKQRGLIAIQRLFLLDTSALAKSLELIQRMRPDFIEVLPGVVPNLIEEIRKETDIPILAGGFVKTEQEVQAALKAGAAAVTSSETALWKEMEKNLG, from the coding sequence ATGGGATTTGAAGGGCAGACGTTATTGCCTGCGATACGGAATATGAAGCAATTTGATCAGTTTTTAGGAAGCAAGTATCAATACGGGGTTCTGCTTGATACTCATCTGGGTCAGCTGAAAGGGATTGTGAAGGCTTCTGATCAAGCAGAGAAGAAGCTTTTGATTCATGTTGATTTGATTCAGGGCCTGAAGCATGACGAGTATGCAGCAGAATTTATCTCCCAGGAAATTAAGCCGGCAGGATTGATTTCGACAAGATCGAACGTTATTTCAAAAGCGAAGCAGCGCGGCCTGATTGCGATTCAGCGCCTGTTCCTGCTGGATACGAGCGCACTTGCGAAAAGCTTGGAGCTCATTCAACGGATGAGGCCGGATTTTATTGAGGTACTGCCGGGTGTTGTCCCGAATTTGATAGAAGAAATCCGGAAAGAAACCGATATACCAATTCTTGCAGGAGGCTTTGTCAAGACCGAGCAAGAGGTGCAAGCTGCTCTTAAAGCAGGTGCTGCAGCTGTAACAAGTTCAGAGACGGCACTGTGGAAAGAAATGGAGAAAAACTTAGGTTGA